Proteins found in one Mustela lutreola isolate mMusLut2 chromosome 12, mMusLut2.pri, whole genome shotgun sequence genomic segment:
- the CRAT gene encoding carnitine O-acetyltransferase isoform X1 produces MLAFAARTVVKPLSFLKPSSLVKVSGRFKAHQDSLPRLPVPALHQSLDRYLKALQPIVSEEEWTQTKQLVEEFQAAGGVGERLQKGLERRARKTENWLSEWWLKTAYLQYRQPLVIYSSPGVALPKQDFVDLQGQLRFAAKFIEGVLDFKAMVDNETLPVEYLGGKPLCMNQYYQILSSCRVPGPKQDTVISFSKTKKPPMHITVVHNYQFFELDVYHSDGTPLTSDQIFVQLEKIWNSSLQTNKEPVGILTSNHRNSWAKAYSTLIKDKVNRESVRSIQKSIFTLCLDAPMPRVSEDVYRSHVAGQMLHGGGSKLNSGNRWFDKTLQFIVAEDGSCGLVYEHAAAEGPPIIALVDHVIEFTKKPELVRSPMVPLPMPKKLRFNITPEIKSDIEKAKQNLSIMIQDLDVVVMVFHHFGKDFPKSEKLSPDAFVQMALQLAYYRIYKQACATYESASLRMFHLGRTDTIRSASVDSLAFVKAMDDPSVSEHQKVELLRKAVQAHRAYTDQAIRGEAFDRHLLGLKLQAIEDLVSMPDIFMDTSYAIAMHFNLSTSQVPAKTDCVMFFGPVVPDGYGICYNPMEAHINFSVSAYNSCAETNAARLAHYLEKALLDMRALLQSHPRAKL; encoded by the exons ATGTTGGCTTTCGCGGCCAGGACCGTG GTGAAGCCCCTGAGCTTCCTCAAGCCCTCGTCACTGGTGAAGGTCTCCGGCCGCTTCAAGGCCCACCAGGATTCGCTGCCCCGGCTGCCCGTGCCCGCGCTCCATCAGTCCCTGGACCGTTACCTCAAGGCACTGCAGCCCATCGTGAGCGAGGAGGAGTGGACCCAAACCAAGCAGCTGGTGGAAGAGTTTCAGGCGGCGGGGGGTGTGGGCGAGCGCCTACAGAAGGGGCTGGAGCGCCGGGCCAGGAAGACCGAGAACTGG CTGTCCGAATGGTGGCTCAAAACAGCCTACCTCCAGTACCGCCAGCCCCTGGTCATCTACTCCAGCCCCGGTGTGGCCCTGCCCAAACAGGACTTCGTGGACCTGCAGGGACAGCTCCG GTTCGCTGCCAAATTCATCGAGGGCGTGTTGGATTTCAAGGCCATGGTTGACAA cgAGACCCTGCCCGTGGAGTACCTGGGGGGTAAGCCGCTGTGCATGAACCAGTACTATCAGATCCTGTCCTCCTGCCGCGTGCCAGGCCCCAAGCAGGACACAGTCATCAGCTTCAGCAAGACCAAGAAGCCACCCATGCACATCACCGTCGTCCACAACTACCAA TTTTTTGAGCTGGACGTGTACCACAGCGATGGGACACCCCTGACGTCAGATCAGATCTTCGTGCAGCTGGAGAAGATCTGGAACTCGTCCCTGCAAACCAACAAAGAGCCCGTGGGCATCCTTACCTCCAACCACCGCAACTCCTGGGCCAAGGCATACAGCACCCTCATCAAAG ACAAGGTGAACCGGGAATCCGTTCGCTCCATCCAGAAGAGCATTTTCACTTTGTGCCTGGACGCCCCCATGCCTCGGGTCTCCGAGGACGTGTACCGCAGCCATGTGGCTGGCCAGATGCTGCACGGGGGCGGAAGCAAGCTTAACAGCGGCAATCGCTGGTTCGACAAGACACTACAG TTCATTGTGGCCGAAGACGGCTCCTGTGGGCTTGTTTATGAGCACGCGGCGGCGGAGGGGCCCCCCATCATCGCCCTTGTGGACCACGTCATTGAGTTCAC GAAGAAACCCGAGCTCGTGCGGTCCCCCATGGTGCCCCTGCCCATGCCCAAGAAGCTGCGGTTCAACATCacccccgagatcaagagtgacATTGAGAAGGCCAAGCAAAACCTCAGCAT catgATCCAGGACCTGGATGTCGTGGTCATGGTGTTCCACCACTTTGGGAAAGACTTCCCCAAGTCAGAGAAGCTGAGCCCGGATGCCTTTGTCCAGATGGCACTACAGCTGGCCTACTACAG gaTCTACAAACAAGCGTGTGCCACGTACGAGAGCGCCTCCCTGCGGATGTTTCACCTGGGGCGCACAGACACCATCCGCTCGGCCTCCGTGGACTCGCTGGCCTTCGTCAAAGCCATGGATGACCCCAGTGTGTCG GAGCACCAGAAGGTGGAGCTGCTGCGGAAGGCTGTGCAGGCACACAGAGCCTATACTGACCAG GCCATCCGGGGGGAGGCCTTCGACCGGCACCTGCTGGGCCTGAAGCTACAGGCCATTGAGGACCTGGTGAGCATGCCCGACATCTTCATGGACACCTCCTATGCCATCGCCATGCACTTCAACCTCTCCACCAGCCAG GTCCCTGCCAAGACGGACTGTGTCATGTTCTTCGGGCCCGTGGTCCCCGATGGCTATGGCATCTGCTACAACCCCATGGAGGCGCACATCAACTTCTCCGTGTCGGCCTACAACAGCTGCGCAGAGACCAACGCAGCCCGCCTGGCGCACTACCTGGAGAAGGCGCTCCTGGACATGCGCGCTCTGCTGCAGAGTCACCCCCGAGCCAAGCTCTGA
- the CRAT gene encoding carnitine O-acetyltransferase isoform X2 produces MEDGQQKEKVKPLSFLKPSSLVKVSGRFKAHQDSLPRLPVPALHQSLDRYLKALQPIVSEEEWTQTKQLVEEFQAAGGVGERLQKGLERRARKTENWLSEWWLKTAYLQYRQPLVIYSSPGVALPKQDFVDLQGQLRFAAKFIEGVLDFKAMVDNETLPVEYLGGKPLCMNQYYQILSSCRVPGPKQDTVISFSKTKKPPMHITVVHNYQFFELDVYHSDGTPLTSDQIFVQLEKIWNSSLQTNKEPVGILTSNHRNSWAKAYSTLIKDKVNRESVRSIQKSIFTLCLDAPMPRVSEDVYRSHVAGQMLHGGGSKLNSGNRWFDKTLQFIVAEDGSCGLVYEHAAAEGPPIIALVDHVIEFTKKPELVRSPMVPLPMPKKLRFNITPEIKSDIEKAKQNLSIMIQDLDVVVMVFHHFGKDFPKSEKLSPDAFVQMALQLAYYRIYKQACATYESASLRMFHLGRTDTIRSASVDSLAFVKAMDDPSVSEHQKVELLRKAVQAHRAYTDQAIRGEAFDRHLLGLKLQAIEDLVSMPDIFMDTSYAIAMHFNLSTSQVPAKTDCVMFFGPVVPDGYGICYNPMEAHINFSVSAYNSCAETNAARLAHYLEKALLDMRALLQSHPRAKL; encoded by the exons ATGGAGGACgggcagcagaaagagaag GTGAAGCCCCTGAGCTTCCTCAAGCCCTCGTCACTGGTGAAGGTCTCCGGCCGCTTCAAGGCCCACCAGGATTCGCTGCCCCGGCTGCCCGTGCCCGCGCTCCATCAGTCCCTGGACCGTTACCTCAAGGCACTGCAGCCCATCGTGAGCGAGGAGGAGTGGACCCAAACCAAGCAGCTGGTGGAAGAGTTTCAGGCGGCGGGGGGTGTGGGCGAGCGCCTACAGAAGGGGCTGGAGCGCCGGGCCAGGAAGACCGAGAACTGG CTGTCCGAATGGTGGCTCAAAACAGCCTACCTCCAGTACCGCCAGCCCCTGGTCATCTACTCCAGCCCCGGTGTGGCCCTGCCCAAACAGGACTTCGTGGACCTGCAGGGACAGCTCCG GTTCGCTGCCAAATTCATCGAGGGCGTGTTGGATTTCAAGGCCATGGTTGACAA cgAGACCCTGCCCGTGGAGTACCTGGGGGGTAAGCCGCTGTGCATGAACCAGTACTATCAGATCCTGTCCTCCTGCCGCGTGCCAGGCCCCAAGCAGGACACAGTCATCAGCTTCAGCAAGACCAAGAAGCCACCCATGCACATCACCGTCGTCCACAACTACCAA TTTTTTGAGCTGGACGTGTACCACAGCGATGGGACACCCCTGACGTCAGATCAGATCTTCGTGCAGCTGGAGAAGATCTGGAACTCGTCCCTGCAAACCAACAAAGAGCCCGTGGGCATCCTTACCTCCAACCACCGCAACTCCTGGGCCAAGGCATACAGCACCCTCATCAAAG ACAAGGTGAACCGGGAATCCGTTCGCTCCATCCAGAAGAGCATTTTCACTTTGTGCCTGGACGCCCCCATGCCTCGGGTCTCCGAGGACGTGTACCGCAGCCATGTGGCTGGCCAGATGCTGCACGGGGGCGGAAGCAAGCTTAACAGCGGCAATCGCTGGTTCGACAAGACACTACAG TTCATTGTGGCCGAAGACGGCTCCTGTGGGCTTGTTTATGAGCACGCGGCGGCGGAGGGGCCCCCCATCATCGCCCTTGTGGACCACGTCATTGAGTTCAC GAAGAAACCCGAGCTCGTGCGGTCCCCCATGGTGCCCCTGCCCATGCCCAAGAAGCTGCGGTTCAACATCacccccgagatcaagagtgacATTGAGAAGGCCAAGCAAAACCTCAGCAT catgATCCAGGACCTGGATGTCGTGGTCATGGTGTTCCACCACTTTGGGAAAGACTTCCCCAAGTCAGAGAAGCTGAGCCCGGATGCCTTTGTCCAGATGGCACTACAGCTGGCCTACTACAG gaTCTACAAACAAGCGTGTGCCACGTACGAGAGCGCCTCCCTGCGGATGTTTCACCTGGGGCGCACAGACACCATCCGCTCGGCCTCCGTGGACTCGCTGGCCTTCGTCAAAGCCATGGATGACCCCAGTGTGTCG GAGCACCAGAAGGTGGAGCTGCTGCGGAAGGCTGTGCAGGCACACAGAGCCTATACTGACCAG GCCATCCGGGGGGAGGCCTTCGACCGGCACCTGCTGGGCCTGAAGCTACAGGCCATTGAGGACCTGGTGAGCATGCCCGACATCTTCATGGACACCTCCTATGCCATCGCCATGCACTTCAACCTCTCCACCAGCCAG GTCCCTGCCAAGACGGACTGTGTCATGTTCTTCGGGCCCGTGGTCCCCGATGGCTATGGCATCTGCTACAACCCCATGGAGGCGCACATCAACTTCTCCGTGTCGGCCTACAACAGCTGCGCAGAGACCAACGCAGCCCGCCTGGCGCACTACCTGGAGAAGGCGCTCCTGGACATGCGCGCTCTGCTGCAGAGTCACCCCCGAGCCAAGCTCTGA
- the DOLPP1 gene encoding dolichyldiphosphatase 1 isoform X2, which translates to MAADGQCSLPASWRPVTLTHVEYPTGDLSGHLLAYLSLSPVFVIVGFVTLIIFKRELHTISFLGGLALNEGVNWLIKHVIQEPRPCGGPHMAVGTKYGMPSSHSQFMWFFSVYSFLFLYLRMHQTNNARFLDLLWRHVLSLGLLAAAFLVSYSRPISEFFLIRDTSLIPNVLWFEYTVTRAEARNRQRKLGTKLQ; encoded by the exons ATGGCAGCGGACGGACAGTGCTCGCTCCCCGCTTCATGGCGGCCGGTGACCCTCACCCACGTCGAATATCCTACAG gtgATCTCTCTGGCCACCTCCTTGCCTACCTGAGCCTCAGCCCTGTCTTCGTCATTGTTGGTTTCGTGACCCTCATCATATTCAAGCGGGAGCTGCACACG ATTTCGTTCCTTGGGGGCCTGGCACTGAACGAGGGGGTCAACTGGCTGATCAAACACGTCATCCAGGAGCCACGGCCCTGTGGAG GCCCCCACATGGCAGTGGGCACCAAGTACGGGATGCCCTCCAGCCATTCTCAGTTTATGTGGTTCTTCTCCGTCtactctttcctcttcctgtatTTAAG AATGCACCAAACGAACAACGCCAGGTTCCTGGACTTGCTATGGAGGCATGTGCTTTCCCTGGGTCTCCTCGCTGCAGCTTTTCTAGTCTCCTATAGCAG GCCTATCTCTGAGTTCTTCCTAATCCGAGACACGAGCCTCATCCCCAACGTACTCTGGTTTGAGTACACGGTAACCCGGGCAGAAGCCAG GAACAGACAGCGTAAGCTGGGAACGAAACTGCAGTGA
- the DOLPP1 gene encoding dolichyldiphosphatase 1 isoform X1 — protein sequence MAADGQCSLPASWRPVTLTHVEYPTGDLSGHLLAYLSLSPVFVIVGFVTLIIFKRELHTISFLGGLALNEGVNWLIKHVIQEPRPCGGPHMAVGTKYGMPSSHSQFMWFFSVYSFLFLYLRMHQTNNARFLDLLWRHVLSLGLLAAAFLVSYSRVYLLYHTWSQVLYGGIAGSLMAVAWFAFTQEVLTPLFPRIAAWPISEFFLIRDTSLIPNVLWFEYTVTRAEARNRQRKLGTKLQ from the exons ATGGCAGCGGACGGACAGTGCTCGCTCCCCGCTTCATGGCGGCCGGTGACCCTCACCCACGTCGAATATCCTACAG gtgATCTCTCTGGCCACCTCCTTGCCTACCTGAGCCTCAGCCCTGTCTTCGTCATTGTTGGTTTCGTGACCCTCATCATATTCAAGCGGGAGCTGCACACG ATTTCGTTCCTTGGGGGCCTGGCACTGAACGAGGGGGTCAACTGGCTGATCAAACACGTCATCCAGGAGCCACGGCCCTGTGGAG GCCCCCACATGGCAGTGGGCACCAAGTACGGGATGCCCTCCAGCCATTCTCAGTTTATGTGGTTCTTCTCCGTCtactctttcctcttcctgtatTTAAG AATGCACCAAACGAACAACGCCAGGTTCCTGGACTTGCTATGGAGGCATGTGCTTTCCCTGGGTCTCCTCGCTGCAGCTTTTCTAGTCTCCTATAGCAG GGTCTACCTGCTGTACCACACCTGGAGCCAGGTGCTCTATGGGGGCATTGCTGGGAGCCTCATGGCCGTCGCCTGGTTTGCCTTCACCCAGGAGGTCCTCACCCCACTGTTCCCTAGGATAGCAGCCTG GCCTATCTCTGAGTTCTTCCTAATCCGAGACACGAGCCTCATCCCCAACGTACTCTGGTTTGAGTACACGGTAACCCGGGCAGAAGCCAG GAACAGACAGCGTAAGCTGGGAACGAAACTGCAGTGA